The Streptomyces diastaticus subsp. diastaticus genomic interval GATGCCGAGGTTGGTGGTGGGTCTCTTGGTGAGGCGGGCGGCTTCGGCCTGTTTGGCCCGAAGGAAGGTCAGGGTCGAGTCGATGCCTTCGACCTCGCCGAGCCAGTGCTCTGCCTTGTCCCAGGTCACGTTCAAGAGCCACAGGAACCGGAACCACCGCAGCAGATCGTCGGCGTAACTGCGGCTGGTTGCTGGGCTGTTGTCGTTCAGAGCGAGGTCCCGCAAGTAGGGCGTCACCGACTCGACCGGCTTCTCGTCAGGGTCGAGTACGGCGTACGCCGGGTGCTGGGTCTCCAGCTGAACGACCGAGCCGACGCGGGGCAGGACAGCCCGCCCCTCCATCAGCTGGTTGCGCACGTGCGACGTCACACAGAACTCCTTGGGCAGTCGGACATCGCAGTGCCCAACGACCTCAAGAAGGTGCAGTTAACACACCACCCCTGCTCATTACGCACGACGACCGCGCGGGCTGCCTGGTTGTCCGCGGAATCGGCCGTAGGGCAGGGCGGTACGTGCTGACACATGGGATTCCCTCGTATCGACGAAGAGTTGCAGTGGGGTAGGGGAGCTGGCGCGGTCTGGACATCACCAGCAGGTGCGCGCCAGAGGGTCGGCACGCCTGCCGCGGCGCCTCGCGGGGTCACAGTTGGTCAGGAAGGCCCAGATCCTGTTTGCGATCCGGTACCGGAGCGCTTGGACTTGGGCGGCTGGGGCTCGGACCCTCGCAGGACGAGAAGGCCCGTGGTCCCGACGATGAGCACGATGAAGAGCAATCCGGTGGTGGTCACTGCGGCCACAATCGAGAGCGCCCGTCAGCGAACCCGTTTGTCATCAGGGAGGCGCGGATGGAGCGGCAGCAGGGCGGGCACCGTGCATCGAGAGGAGGTGCCCCACACCGTCCAGAGCGACTGATACACACCGCTCCGGTGGATGGGAGGTGTCCACCACGACCTTCGGCTCTGGAATGGGATCCGTGCCGTTGTCGACCGGTTCGGCAGGAAGCCCCCCTGCCTCGGTCGCTGCCGACCGCGACCTCTCTGCCGCCAAGTCGACCGGGCAGGCGCACTCGATGAGTTGCAGCGTGTGCCCGAGGTGGGCAGCGAACCGCTGCAAGGCTTGGACGTCCCGTTTTCGCGTGAGCGGACGCCCGTCGAGCACGATGATCGCTCCGGGTGTCGTCTCGAGAGTCCAGGACGCAGCCTTCAGCAACCCTTCGTACAACCAGTCGGTCACTTCTGGCGGGGCCTCGACCACTGTGGGGAAGAGGGCCTTCCGAACCGTCGTGGTGTCGAGCAGTACACCGGACAGCGCGTCCGCCAAGGCGCGGGCCAGGGTGGACTTGCCGGTGAACGGTCGGCCACCTACGGCGACGATCATGCCCTCTCCTGTCGATGCTCATATCCAGGTACGCCCCTCGCGCCCTGGCTCATGCCGACCGGAGCATCAGCTCGGGCGGGGTGGACAACTGCGGGCACCGGAAGTACGCCCAGACCGTTTTGCCGGCAGGCTCCTGCCGCTCACACCGAGCCGACGTACCCCAACCGTCTGACTGCGCCTGGACGAGGAGCAGGCCCCGCCCACGGTGGGCGCTCAGCACAGGGCGGCCGAGAAGCGGCGGCTGGCGAGAGTTGTCCGTCACCATGAGCCCGAGCGCGAGGCCCCGTTTCAGCGTCAGCATGACGCTCACGGTCTCCATCTCCCCGGGCGGCCTCATACGCCCGTGTAGGACCGCGTTGGTGACCAGTTCGCTGAGCACCAGGAGCACACGGTCGGTCAGGTCGTCGCTCTCGGGCAGGCCCCAGAAGCTGAGCTGTTCCCGAGCGAAAAGGCGAGCTTCACCGACGCTCCGCGCGCGGCTCTCGAACTCGACAGCGACCCGCTCCGTGCCGCTGCCGTGCGCGAGTTCGGCCAAGAACTCCCCGCAGGACAAGGGGTTCAACGGTTCACCTCACATTCTGTCAGGCGGGGCCAGATCCGTTCGGATGACGCGTACGGAAGAATCGCCCCTGCTGGCCGACATCCGAGGAGACAGCGCTCCCAGGGTGCCGACGGGCTCCAGGACCAGCAGGATTCGCCTGGAGGCGCTCTGAGGCAATCGTGAAGGTTCACGAATTCGTGATCCAGGTGCACGAGATCACCAATCGGCTCACGAATTCGTGACGCCGTCACTACGATCTCCAGAGCCGGTCCCAGTCGAGGAGGTACTGATGGCCCCCGAATCGCACGGTCCTTCTTGCGCCAAGCGGTTACGGCAGGAGGCCGCTCAGCGCGGAGAGGCTCCACAGGAGATCGCCCGGGCCATCCACGCTCATTGCATGGTGTCTCGGTTACGTGCACAGCGTCTCGCCCGCGCTCTGACGCTGAAGGACGCAGCTCAAGGTTTGAACACGCTCAGCGCGGGACGGCCGAACGCTCCGAAGGCGGATATAGCTCAGCTGTCGGCCTGGGAAATGGGCCGTCACCAGCCGCAGCCCGCAACAATCGGTCTCCTGTGCGAGTTCTATGGCTGCACCTCTGA includes:
- a CDS encoding AAA family ATPase; its protein translation is MIVAVGGRPFTGKSTLARALADALSGVLLDTTTVRKALFPTVVEAPPEVTDWLYEGLLKAASWTLETTPGAIIVLDGRPLTRKRDVQALQRFAAHLGHTLQLIECACPVDLAAERSRSAATEAGGLPAEPVDNGTDPIPEPKVVVDTSHPPERCVSVALDGVGHLLSMHGARPAAAPSAPP
- a CDS encoding ATP-binding protein, which encodes MAELAHGSGTERVAVEFESRARSVGEARLFAREQLSFWGLPESDDLTDRVLLVLSELVTNAVLHGRMRPPGEMETVSVMLTLKRGLALGLMVTDNSRQPPLLGRPVLSAHRGRGLLLVQAQSDGWGTSARCERQEPAGKTVWAYFRCPQLSTPPELMLRSA